A region of the Mytilus edulis chromosome 11, xbMytEdul2.2, whole genome shotgun sequence genome:
gtttgacagtgttttatttGACAAAAGGGGTTCTgtgtttttcctatatggtgttattaactgtgttaaCTGATACACTAATTGCATTAATTACCAAATGATTACGATAgaatatattccacatctttgattttggatacattttgtagctaggagagtAACACATATAAGGTAAATTTGTTCATGTATTTTTTACttaaatgggagatgatatctgagaacatgatataaggagtctgtaattcagtggttgtcgtttgtttatgtgttacatattttttgttgttgttttttgtttgtatacaaataaggccgttttctcgtttgaatttttttacattgtcatttcggggcctttcatagctgacaaCGCGATATGAGCTTGatcatttttgaaggccatacggtgacctgaagtaatttttgtgtcattttggtcttgtggagaattgtctcattggcaatcataccgcgtccttttttatgtacatgtatttgcttactacatttacatgtatttgtatagtTCTATTATATAACTTTGTGGTGGATCATCAGTATCAATAATAAACATTTTGCTAAAATGTCGAATTGTTTCTCAGATCAGaagaaatttattgttttttttttagtaacgACAATGCCTGGCATGATGATTGGGGCTAGATGAATAGTGTTCTCTTTACCTGTATAGTAATTCTACTAGTATGAGTGCTCTGAATAATGTTCTCTTTACCGGTATAGTGTATTTTACTAGTATGAGTGCTCTGAATAATGTTCTCTTATCCATTGTTTACCTATATAGTGCATCAACTAGTAGGAATGCTCTAATTAATGTTCTCTTTAACGGTAGAGTACACCTACTAGTATTAGTGCTCTGAATAATTTTCACTTTACCATTGTTTACCGGTAGTGAATCTACTAGTATGAGTGCTCTGAATAATATTCTTGTATCCATTGTTTACCGGTGAAGTGCATCTAGTAGTATGCATGCTTTGAATATTGTTCTCTTTACCTGTATATTTATTCTACTAGTATGAGTGCTCTGAATATTGTTCTCTTTACCATTGTTTACCAATATAGTGGATATACTAGTACGTGTGCTCTGAATAATGTTCTCTTTACCGGTATACTGTATTTTACTAGTATTGGTGCTCTGAATATTGTTCACTTTACCATTGTTTACCAATATAGTGGATATACTAGTACGTGTGCTCTGAATAATGTTCTCTTTACCGTTATAGTGTATTTTACTAGTATGAGTGCTCTGAATAATGTTCTCTTTACCGGTATAGTGTATTTTACTAGTACGTGTGCTCTGAATATTGTTCACTTTACCATTGTTTACCAATATAGTGGATATACTAGTATGAGTGCTCTGAATAATATTTTCGTATCCATTGTTTACCGGTGAAGTGCATCTAGTAGTATGAGTGCTCTGAATAttgttttctttgttattataGTACACCTACTAGTATGAGTGTTCTGAATGATGTTCTCTTTACCGGTATAGTACATCTGCTAGTATGAGTTCTCTGAAAAATGATTTCTTTGCAGGTTAAGTACACATACTAGTATGAGAGCTCTGATAAATGTACTCTGCAGATATAGTACATCCACTAATATGAATGCTCCGAATAACGTTCCCTTTACCGGTATAGTGTATCTTCTAGTATGAGTGCTCTGAATAATATTCTCTTTACCGGTATAGTACATCTACAAGTATGAGTGAAATTATGTTCTCTTTACTGGTATTGTACGTCTACTAGTATGAGTGCTCTGAATAATGTTCTGTTTACCTGTATAGAATATCTACTAGTAAGAGTAAGATTGattttgttttgggtttttttcccAGAATGAAACTTGTATGGAAAGAGATCTAGAGACAAATATGACAAATATTGAAATATGCTTCTAAAGGGGTGCAATGTAGATATATTTCGAACTATTGTGAGGTAAAATgagcgagaaattaaagtttcaagcaGAAACCGCATAAATCCACCCTGACAACAATCTACAATATCAGGTAATAAATATCTCAACCAATCCTTGCAAGACATGGTGCTGGTAGTTGTGACAAAAATAcagaaacatcacaaaaatatataaccCTTGTTTGCAGATATTCAATGTGTCTAAGCCAGTTGTACATGGTTTCGCTAATGTGAAATGAAACCGGTTCACTTAAGAATTACTTTAACACTCCATAACACCAGCCCCAACAAACTTGGTTAAGACGATGGAAAAGTGAAGAGTTGACAGATAGACTGGCGGACCGATGGAAGCAAAGTGAGACGAGACAGATCACAACAGCTCACCTGACCAATACTAGTATTAGATTTTGCAAACGAAAATTTCTACTTTTCACCGtgatttttaattgttctttCATAATATCTGTTTTTACTGGTCGTGCCAGACTTTATATATACTGTGTTCGCCACAAACCACCAAAATTAGAATGAGATGCATTTACGAAGTTGTGTTTGTTTTCTGGGGATCCCATGTATGTAATGTGGTACATAATTCTGCAAAATTTTCAGGTTGCAAGTAAGAAATATATAAAGACACAGAGATACGAATTATAAACTAACCTTTCGCTTGAAacagtatttctatctttcattaaGGACATTAAGAAAATATCAGTCACCTGGTCTGAGCCTGGACTGTTTTTTTGGCCGTGCCATGATGAAATTGTGAAAGTGAGTAAGGGTTAGTGATGTATTGgaacttcgattatcaaagaaattgattataaaaaccgcAAATACAATGCAACAATTGTTTGTACTTTAACTGCTTAaaaccttttttatttttcaccaaACGCAGCTCCGTgtttgacaccttcctttgaagtatataatatatatagaattaaataaatcttaGCCGGTCAGTTGATTAGTAATCATAATGATTCTGTTGAactgactgttttatatactttgaatgttaaaaaagatgGAATGGTCTCTTCTAATACTAAAATTAGTTaagacaacccatgctttgcaaattttaggggggcgcacgcccgccactcccccgcctaaatccgcccctgagTCAAGTGCCCTGCATAATGTTCTGATTGTTGGTAAAGTACATCTATGGGAATGACAAGTGCCCTGTATTATGTTGTGACGGCTGGTAAAAGTACATATATGAGTATGACAGTGTGCTGTATAATGTCGTGTTTAACTGTTTTAGTGTTTTCCCTGGGGCCTTAAAGCACTGTGGTACCCTATTACTATATTTGATACCATGGTGCTATCTTGGCTGATTTTATGATGAAATGTACAGAGGCCATGGTGCTATAATTTTTGGCAGACCAGTGctatgttaatttccattgtgCTATTTGAAATTCTAGGAAAAACTCTGGGTAATATACATCTATAAGAATGACAGTGCTATGTATAATATTCTGATTACccgtatagtacatgtacaagtaaggCTTTGCTTTGtataatgttttgaatatttgtattgTAGATCTACAAGTTTGACTATACAATTTAGATCTTCGACTAGCAATTTCACAAATCAGTTTACAATTTGTAAGCACATTCATTTCTAGTGTGTTAAACAGAGAAATACAAGACAAGCAAAGAGACCTCAATATCCCACACCattttaataataatgataaacaaaaaatcatacaCATACATTTACATTTACATAATCTAATAAAGTGATTGAATAGTCAATAACAAATGATTAAAATAGAATAGAAATATTGTTAGGTGATGagatgtacatacatgtaaataaataaacattaaaagaaGTAACCTTTgaaaattcataatttataattaatataaaaaaatgaataaaatttaaatataaattcattaaGATTCATTAGTAAAATGAGGAAgtataaacatgtataaatgtaacAACAGTCAACAAACTATAATGTCTGCATTACTGGTCAAATGATCCACCTCCATAATCGTTTAGAAATttgagagagatccatacacttgcaCACAAGTTaatgtctggaaactacaaaaatgttttttttggcccccaattaataaactgttggtaccatagcccccaaattcaatcccaaccttccctaTATGGTATTTAaccttcttttaaaattttataaagacTCATTCACTTTAACTTAAGTtgttgtctggaaaccaaatgtgtcttcggacgctGACGAAAACATCATAGCATTATACAAAATCCTAAAAAATTCTGTGCGGTCTTATAAAAATTTGGAAGTACCTTTTGGggtaaacatgtttaattttgttAGTTTGTAGATCATATAGATGTTATGAATCAATTATATCAAAGAACTCAGGCTTCAATCACAGTAAAGTATACATTTCAAAGAAtcttattttcaatttcatatatatatattcaaagtgAAGCAAGCTTAAAATAGAACTTAGGATGGTACTGTTCTCAACCAATATCAGGTTTCTATCCTTGTTTCCCTATGCATTGTAAATAAGTACATGaattaaacaacaacaacaaataaatgtacaaattgttaaataagaaaaattataaaaaaataattaaattatatgtatataaataatggTAGTCATATATAGTGCCCTAAATGTTTGATTCAAGATTAAGTAAATAGTAATGATAACATTTAAAAAGTGGCTTCTACAGGTTCTAAGGAGCCTATATAGTTCAcctggtatttttgtttttcaatatgtattaatCAGTGCTTTGCTTTTGCGtcaattggcatttcatttgcgccacaaaccatatttcatttgcgccattttactGGTAAACACAGGTATATAGTTAATTAATGTTGTTTTCTTCCATTCGCCCCAAAAAATGTGATTACAGGGTATTTACAAAGAGGATAAATGAAGAATTGTACCTGTttgctctaaaaaaaaaaaaaaaaactaaatttattaaaaatgatttaaaaatatgtaatatgattgccaaaaaaaatgaaacaactctctacaagaaacaaaatgacatagaaattaacaactatagatcatcgTATGGCCTTTGACAATGAAAGCCCTTACCGTATAGTCGATATTAAAGGCCccaaactgacaaatgtaaaacaataagaATGAGAAAACTAACATACTAtggtaatataaatatttaaagtcataagaaacctcaaaattaaaaaaaatatgcatatgtctTTTATGACTATATGGAAAGTTtcattatcacatatttgttatgaataccttaggttttgcatatgcaataacctcaaaattgcccgggcaAAAAAgagatattgatattgtgccctgttcctaatgacgtgacgtcattgcaTACTTAACGACACGTTTGTGGTAAATTGCTcaagattttaccttttatgtatcattaaattgttataattgacctttttttctcttttctgcagcATTTAAacatgtgataaaaagattataacatgacttttccatattggcctgggtatcatccctcgacccatatcggccctctgCTAAAGCCttgaggccgatatgggagtctcgggatgataccagggccaatatggaaaagggcatgttataatctatacttatacaacttatgtacatatacttttttctgaggaaaattctttaatttgtccacatttagaagaagtttacttatttttaattgcttgcttccaggaagcaattcgccaacatattttccgtatgcatattgacctgagcgtaaccctcctcgtaaaaattcGGTGATCACAGGAATACgtatggatctgtcattaaaataaacaattatctgtttgtacatgttaaacacatgtTCAATATCCATACtttttgttatgtgtttactttatGATGACATTCGGTAAACTTCTGCTTCAAAACATGGCATTTAATGAgaagccatatttgttaaatcataacaggcagagaaaaaaaattgacgattatacaatatatttgcataaaaaatgataaaatcgtgcacaaaggactaagtttatgatatatacttACATTGGAGCAAGAAtaggataaacattatttttcaccactcactcatTTCATATGACTTATTTATTCTctgtttgatttgaaaataatatttcgaCAAGCATGTTCATTCTAAGTTttaataattggttttttttttgtcttctggCTTTCCAAATTTTTCAGAACATATGATAACATATATGTGTGTCCATCCTAAAATACagactattttgtttgtttgtctctaAATTGACAATATTAATGTCCATCTTGACACCTCAAACTATATAATTCCAAACCTTAGTGACTCTCAGTTTTGTATTAGAAATGTGTATGAACTCCTTCAGTTCTCCAGGGGGAATATTGTAAACACAAATGTTATTCACGGATATTGAACTTTTCCTCTATACAATACATGTAAAATGGTGtaaatgaagtttttatttttggcgcaaatgaaatataacattgtggcgcaaatgaaagattggatttttgaaaaaaattggtgCAAATGCAATGCGCCCATattaatgagtggcttaaaaatgccatttaaatgttcattgtatcggtcatattttcttcaaaagcatataaatgcattttacccatatgttccattttagccagtgtctatgtttcttgacatacaacatgtacaaaaaaataaaatacaaaatttatactagattcaTTTGAGAAGATTTTAAAAGTTAGAAACTtaaaaattgtccttaaaggccattaactccttaaggggtcaattgatagTTTTGGTCGTTAAAACTTttagtagatcttactttgctgaacatttttgctgtttacagttaatatctatctataataatattcaagataataaccaaaaaactgcaaaatttccttaaaatatccaagaagatttttaaatattatcaaacttgatgaacaaattgtgtaaaattgttttaaagggtaataactccttaaggggtcaattgacaattttggtcatttaacttttttgtagatcttactttgctgaacattattgctatttacagtttatatctatctatctataataatattcaagataataaccaaaaaacttcaaaatttccttaaaacttatcaatttagtggcagcaacccaacaatggttgttcgatttgtctgaaaatttcagggctgatagatcttggccaattgaacaatttaatgccacgtcagatttgctcaaaaagctttggtttttgagatataatccaaaaactgcatttgaccccctatgttctatttttagccatggtggccatgtttgtcGACGGATACAaattataaactagataccctaaggaacattcagttaaagtttgaaggtatttggccaGTAGTtccagagaagaagatttttgaaatagattACGACAACAACAGAAgacaagtgatggcataagctcacatggcGGTGAGCAAAACACTAAATATTGTttattgaaccatgaaaatgaggtcatggtcagatgaaacctgtcaGTCCAACATCGTCAACCTTACAATcatcccatacaccaaatatatttgactAACTCCGTATAGAaaatatagtatctgagatactgaCGACCATAAAATGTTACCCTTAATCCATGAAATGAGGACGTGGTCAGGTGAACCCTACCTGACGGACAGTAGACATGAGgagagacaaaaaaaatatactctGTATGGTTTTTCAATTATGAATTTACGATAAAAGTGTAATTGTATATACACTCTTATATTCGCCtagtacatcatgtacatatttatatacatttttttacatgatttacaTTTGTACAATTACCATATTACTGATTCTCAGATTCCGACTATATATTTATACCTAAGATTTTTTCATGGATTCAAATGAACTATTCCATGGTATTCAAATATCATCATGATGATCAAGTAAAATTTATCTATTTATACAATATGAAAACAATCGATGTCTACATTAACATTAGTGTATTTCTCAATTTATTATAATCTAAATTATACTATGTTAATAAAATACATGCATAAAGTTGAGACAAGTTACACAAAAAATATTCATTctcatttttaaagaaatcaatcaCTTTCTCAAAAATTTATCTGTCAATTTGAGGAACATTTTATGTCTTGAAATAATGGACATGATATTGGCCGAATTCGGCATGTACAACACCTACCCTATCCTGACAAAGACCTGTTTAAAAAACTGACTAACGATGCTAACTGAGTCTCATCTTTGTCATTTTTGTATGTTATTAACATGTATGCTTGAAGCAGCTTTTgttatttaaccaaaaaaaaccataagCATTGGAGACTAAAAACCAAATCTGGCCACACAATTAGGGCATGTGGGAGGTATCAAATTTTGTAATTCATACACTGTAATATGAATCTATTCTATAATCTTTTCATTTTGATTCCCAAGTCTTCATTATCTGCATTAACAGCAATTTTATCTTCAACTGCTCCATTTTTAGTCCAACCAGTATCCTCGTCTGATCTTTTATGTTTTTTACACAAGGTTCTAGTAACATCGTTTCTGTAATTTTCTAGGAAACTGCCAACTCTGTTGAAAAATTCTGCTTTATAATTTTTCATTGACTCTGTGATTCCTGTACCAAAAATTTTATAGTTCAATGCTAGCCAAAGTACTACTATAGTATTATAACATATTGATTTATATCCAAATAAATCCATTTGTGTTGATCCAAGAAGCACATCTTCATCACAATCGTAAGAATAGATGACTGCCTTCTTCTTTGAGATTCCAATACCCGGAACCAAACAATGTTTCAAGTTACCTTTTAGTTTATTTTCCTTTCGCTGGAGAAATGAAAAAACTATGGTTTGAGCTAAAACCTGTTGCTGatctttttcattgaaattagAGGATGCCTTAACCTCTGTGGAAGAAACTGATGAAGAAACTGACGAACAAACCTCTAAATCATCATCTGCTGGCATGTCTGGATAAGCCAAATCAACTGCAACACTGTTAACCAATATATCAGATCTGCCATGCCAACCATCAATCCaaccttttaaattaaaaaaaaaactgaagagAAAActcaaccttttttttttatcaactctagtaatataattttaacaaatcttaaaatattgtctttataagatataAACACATTGTTTCAAGTGATGtctattcaatttttttaaaacgtaATTTCAGAATGTGaggaaaattttcaacttggatgTCACGTGTAGAATGATGTAAGGCCATGTTCACATTGACTAAACTcagtgttgtgttagtgtaattcacatgtaaactaaacacaattacgtgcccattgataaaactcaatattTACATGTAGGTGAAATCATGTTTTggctacatgcagtcgatagtcaatgtaggccttgtgtggGTTAAGTGTATACACAAAACTAGTTATTTAGAACACAAATTTTACCATGTATATCTAAAgaagttttttgaaaaaaattgatatcCATGACCATtattataaatgttcattaacaaaattatttgtctaaacttgatatattgctgttataaaaagaaaacactttagGTAGCTTTATAGGCCCTTTATTAAGACACAAAGCATCATCATTGCCaaacaaataattcatttgaaaatatcttcCGGGATCGACTGGAGgaacacagaaatatttgccactggtcttttcTCATATAGTGGGgtcgaaatattatactgatattttgtattaagtAATATTCTAAGGTCTTGTACCCGGCATGATGagaaatataaggataaaataaaatacatgtgccacttttatacggatgaatatgaaccacttttaatttctttcatactgACGATAGGTTATAATACTAACAATGTCGTAGTCACTTATAATAAGTATCTCATAATACTGATCCATCACAATAATTAATGATGGGTTGCACTgactcttttattattttcatgctataaaacatACACACAGTAGCTATAAGCATACCATAAAGGAAGGAAATTGTACCCCaaatatagaaacaaaataactttaatcgTATCATGTGTGCACCTGAATGAATTCAGTGAAGGCATGTTGTTGTAATGAATTGAAATGTTACATCAGCGAAGATTATTTCTTTTGCATGTCTGGaactaaataataaattaatacttgTGAGAAATCTCATAGTTTATAAGGAacaattctcgtttgaattgttttacattgtcagttcggggccttttaggtgtaataccaccaaatcatggtacgtcacatccggttgcatacgaaagtaggtctaaaaaaatattcccttgaatttgaccatTGTAGGTAATTAAACCttcattttattgcagtaaaactatttctgtgtcataaacatatgtcttgggtatttcaaaacaccattattttttatttgtgatttctatagaaaattttgtaatcttgaggttacatggtgactaaaccttgtacacagatagaataaggggagaaatttgattggttaacttacaatgatggttattttcttatatgcaatgaaatgttatgtgaaaccttttctatagaactggacaggataaaacttaactcatgccaagtatttctttatttgaaacaaagataaattctgcacaattttttgaaaagtgcaaatttaacaaagactaataggggaaaatcaatggtggtattacacctaatatggGAAGCTGTACATGCACCTATAGCCTTGTGAGTAatctcatgtgttaaaatttcttgctatttaagtgaaataatacaaaaaatgaaatattctgagtggattgagtctccaaaacacattttatgagaaaattgtcttgaaataGGACTGTACCATGAATATTCAGTTGACAGAACAAGCCATACTAagtgcatatatttatttttttggaggggggtgggctttttctccttatttcttatattttgctatgatataacattttcctaggtaatacttaaataaatatatagttataagtagatgaaattatttttaatgttgtaaCGACAAGTTATTCACTAAAAGAGAAGCCTTTTATGTCCCTCTTTGGAACGTGGCGTAAATTTACTttttacgtaaggacttattgaaaccttcatggagacagtaaacttttatatggattgttcattctgctaaaatgcttcaattactcatttcttataacattTCCACCATAAATGATTGAAAGTTAccccaatatttttatttattggcctgaaaagttgaaattttgaggaaatgagaGGTATAAATTGACCCAAAGAGACCTTATAAAGAAGACAAAGAGGTTTATTAGTGGTATTTTATGTTCCTAAAATCATCTTGTGTATCATTTtcaactgtttgtaggcagataagatagatatttgatcatttattggtccacactctattctatcttgatgcggcttggtttggatttgtcgaagaaattttgctcgaatcgctgtagatgtcgtctttcaatatactagatttttctcaaactattgaactgattatgacaaaacttgacagaaatgcttgaaataaccagtattacaaagggaaaaagtcacattcagtttattgaacaaaaaggtcttctttaggtgtaataccaccaaatcatggtacgtcacatccggttgcatacgaaagtaggtctaaaaaaatattcccttgaatttgaccatTGTAGGTAATTAAACCttcattttattgcagtaaaactatttctgtgtcataaacatatgtcttgggtatttcaaaacaccattattttttatttgtgatttctatagaaaattttgtaatcttgaggttacatggtgactaaaccttgtacacagatagaataaggggagaaatttgattggttaacttacaatgatggttattttcttatatgcaatgaaatgttatgtgaaactttttctatagaactggacaggataaaacttaactcatgccaagtatttctttatttgaaacaaagataaattctgcacaattttttgaaaagtgcaaatttaacaaagactaataggggaaaatcaatggtggtattacacctttatagctgactatgcggtatgggctttgctcattattgaaagccgtacggtgacctatagtcagAGATGGGtctgattactttcaatgtaattgattaaattacaattactttgtcatttgtacgattaaattaaattaatgattacaattggcaaagtaatcatgattacatctgattacaatgaatttaataaagaaaacattttgaataatgtgaatgaatatttttttaatatatctagAGCATTTTTAGAAAggattttgtttgatatattataaaatgataacttcaaacttcatctaCTTAATAAACCACAAAAGGTTACTACATAAATATACATGAACATTGTTTCACTGGTTATGACCCATTACACTTAATCAtcattgatctctgaattattttgactttaattgaatatatagctttaaaaattatgtaaaattttaatggaattgtgtaatcaaattgtaaacataaacaagtactaaaatcattgcattttacatgtccagtctaaatacatacacaaatttgCTTATTTTAAACATGAAATTTGTCCAACTTACATGACTTTTAATTTAGTTCATTTGTGTagttgggtcgatgccactgctggtggacgtttcgtccccgagggtatcaccagcccagtagtcaacacttcggtgttgacatgaatatcaataatgtggtcatttttataaatttcctgtttacaaaagtttgaatt
Encoded here:
- the LOC139495058 gene encoding uncharacterized protein; this encodes MSEEGAGETTRVKRQKIDDSDSFFRDFLKKEIERELLEEAYTSLCRGSSDMVFRILKVMQTNALLSEGFSRASCKVKMYEKERTDKKPLARLYAAGSIFKNGIYILKKFLAPNPEVPVDGEQREALRKLLNFLLQDHDSALLESEKCDEAQWAVRVAQHLLLPLTVADSYTIDDYYDGLKKILPQCPCKTGERINGSLGDTSFGWIDGWHGRSDILVNSVAVDLAYPDMPADDDLEVCSSVSSSVSSTEVKASSNFNEKDQQQVLAQTIVFSFLQRKENKLKGNLKHCLVPGIGISKKKAVIYSYDCDEDVLLGSTQMDLFGYKSICYNTIVVLWLALNYKIFGTGITESMKNYKAEFFNRVGSFLENYRNDVTRTLCKKHKRSDEDTGWTKNGAVEDKIAVNADNEDLGIKMKRL